In one Bacillus sp. Marseille-P3661 genomic region, the following are encoded:
- the hflX gene encoding GTPase HflX has protein sequence MIETSQNTEERALLVGCQLPYMDEERFLYSMDELASLTKTANGEVMLTLSQKRNQVHSATYIGKGKLEEMSKLEEELDIDVIIFNDELSPSQNRNLSAKFKARVIDRTQLILDIFASRAKSKEGKLQVELAQYQYLLPRIGGQGIALSRLGGGIGTRGPGETQLESDRRHIRRRIDEIKAQLQTIVEHRNRYRERRKKNQTFQISLVGYTNAGKSTIFNRLTEETSFEENLLFATLDPMTRKLLLPCGLTTLLTDTVGFIEDLPTSLIAAFRSTLEEVREADLILHVVDASNPDYFNHEKTVYRILEDLDIQEIPILTVYNKRDLVSNHFVPSSNEMVLISAYEKNDLADLLNRIEKKVIEQMEYYHFFIPGQDGRILAQLKSETILVEQHYNEEKEMYECKGFINPNLPLYYEAKEFFTH, from the coding sequence TTGATCGAAACAAGTCAAAATACAGAAGAACGTGCATTATTAGTAGGATGTCAATTGCCTTACATGGACGAAGAGAGATTTCTTTATTCGATGGATGAATTAGCATCATTAACTAAAACGGCTAATGGTGAAGTGATGCTCACGTTGTCGCAAAAAAGGAATCAAGTCCATTCTGCTACTTATATTGGAAAAGGGAAATTAGAAGAAATGAGTAAGCTTGAAGAAGAGCTTGATATTGATGTGATCATTTTTAATGACGAACTTTCTCCATCACAGAACCGAAACTTATCCGCAAAGTTTAAAGCAAGAGTAATTGACCGCACACAATTGATACTTGATATATTTGCGTCAAGAGCAAAATCAAAAGAAGGAAAATTACAGGTTGAATTAGCTCAATACCAATATTTGCTACCTCGTATTGGGGGTCAAGGTATTGCTTTATCTCGTCTAGGTGGAGGGATTGGTACGAGGGGACCTGGTGAAACCCAACTTGAATCAGATCGTCGTCATATCCGCCGTCGTATTGATGAAATCAAGGCACAATTGCAAACGATTGTAGAACACCGAAATCGTTATCGTGAACGACGGAAAAAAAATCAAACTTTTCAAATTTCACTTGTAGGTTATACAAATGCTGGAAAATCAACGATTTTTAATCGATTAACAGAAGAAACATCGTTCGAAGAAAATTTACTGTTTGCAACGCTTGATCCGATGACCAGAAAATTGTTATTGCCTTGTGGATTAACGACTCTTCTAACAGATACAGTTGGGTTTATTGAAGATTTACCAACTTCTTTGATTGCTGCCTTTCGGTCAACACTTGAAGAAGTTAGAGAGGCAGATTTAATATTGCATGTTGTAGACGCATCCAATCCCGATTATTTCAACCATGAAAAAACAGTCTACCGAATCCTAGAAGATTTGGATATCCAAGAAATACCGATATTAACTGTATATAATAAACGTGATTTAGTTTCAAATCATTTTGTACCCTCATCTAATGAAATGGTATTAATCAGTGCGTATGAGAAAAATGATCTTGCCGACTTATTAAATAGAATTGAAAAAAAGGTCATTGAGCAAATGGAATACTACCATTTTTTTATTCCTGGTCAAGATGGCAGGATATTAGCGCAGTTGAAATCTGAAACAATTTTAGTTGAACAACATTACAATGAAGAAAAAGAGATGTATGAATGCAAAGGATTTATTAATCCAAATTTGCCTCTATATTATGAAGCAAAAGAATTTTTTACTCATTAA
- a CDS encoding methionine gamma-lyase family protein, with translation MYGEFGYGKQISTVVNDVEVMIKPLHQAVDEITEKNQFRVLAGFRKHQVSDFHFTPSTGYGYDDTGRDTLEKVYAYVFGAEAGLVRPQIISGTHAISVSLFGVLRPGDELLYITGRPYDTLEEIVGIRGNKNGSLREFNIGYESIPLTEDGAVDYNRVQNAIKPNTKVIGIQRSKGYSSRPSFTIQQIKDMITFVKECKSDVIVFVDNCYGEFVEELEPCHVGADLVAGSLIKNPGGGLVKTGGYIVGKEDLVEQCAYRLTAPGIGREAGASLYSLHEMFQGFFLAPHIVGQAVKGAIFTSAFLSKLGFVTYPGWNQTRTDLVQSVQFNNREMMIAFCQAIQYASPVNSHVKPMPSYMPGYEDDVIMAAGTFIQGASIELTADGPMRPPYEVYVQGGLTYEHVKIAIITAVKHLHENGLVQLSDQ, from the coding sequence ATGTACGGAGAATTTGGGTATGGAAAACAAATAAGTACAGTTGTAAACGATGTAGAGGTCATGATTAAGCCTCTACATCAAGCTGTGGATGAAATTACAGAAAAAAATCAATTTCGAGTATTAGCGGGGTTTCGCAAGCACCAAGTGAGCGATTTTCATTTTACCCCATCAACAGGCTATGGCTATGATGATACTGGTCGCGATACACTTGAAAAAGTCTATGCATATGTGTTTGGTGCGGAAGCAGGTCTAGTTAGACCGCAAATTATTTCCGGTACCCATGCCATTTCGGTATCACTTTTTGGCGTATTGCGCCCTGGTGATGAACTGCTATACATAACAGGTCGACCTTATGATACTCTCGAAGAGATCGTAGGAATACGTGGAAATAAAAATGGTTCACTTCGAGAGTTTAATATAGGGTATGAATCAATTCCCTTAACTGAAGATGGAGCGGTTGATTATAACCGTGTTCAAAATGCTATAAAGCCAAATACAAAGGTAATTGGTATTCAAAGATCAAAAGGCTATTCTTCTAGACCGTCGTTTACAATACAACAAATAAAAGACATGATTACTTTTGTAAAAGAATGTAAATCTGACGTTATAGTGTTTGTAGATAATTGCTACGGAGAATTTGTTGAAGAATTGGAACCTTGCCATGTAGGTGCTGATTTAGTTGCTGGTTCACTAATTAAAAATCCTGGCGGTGGCCTTGTAAAGACAGGTGGCTACATTGTAGGAAAAGAAGACTTAGTTGAACAATGTGCATATCGCTTGACTGCACCGGGGATTGGCAGGGAAGCGGGTGCATCATTATATAGTTTACATGAAATGTTTCAAGGTTTTTTTCTAGCTCCTCATATTGTTGGACAGGCTGTAAAAGGTGCTATTTTTACATCTGCATTTTTAAGTAAACTAGGTTTTGTTACATACCCTGGCTGGAATCAAACAAGGACGGATCTTGTACAATCCGTTCAATTTAATAATAGAGAAATGATGATTGCTTTCTGTCAAGCGATTCAATATGCTTCACCTGTTAACTCGCATGTTAAACCAATGCCAAGCTATATGCCAGGTTATGAAGATGATGTAATCATGGCTGCTGGTACCTTCATTCAAGGAGCTAGTATTGAATTAACTGCAGATGGACCAATGCGCCCACCTTATGAAGTTTATGTTCAGGGAGGTCTTACCTATGAACATGTAAAAATTGCAATCATAACTGCTGTCAAGCATTTGCATGAAAATGGGCTCGTTCAATTATCAGACCAGTAA